DNA from Arthrobacter sp. StoSoilB19:
GCTGTCCCGGTGGCCGGTGTCCCCGTTGTTCCGACTGTTCCCCCTGCGTCCGGTGCGTAGGACGGCGCGCCGCCGTAGGTTGCGGCCCGGTCTCCCGATTGCTGCGCTGCGTTCGACGGCGTGGTGGCATCCGGTTCCTGCCGGCCTTCCGGCCCTGGCGTGTACTGTCCTGCGCTCATGTCCGTCCCCTTTCCCTAAATGCTAAGCATGCTTATTGTCTAACCATAGACGCCCCGGTTGACGCGGCACAACGACCGGTACCGCGTCCTGCGTTAGGAATTGCGTCATGACCGGCGCAATGACCTGCGCAGGAAAAGGGTGCGGGGGAGCTGTCGGCCAGGAGGGGCCCTCACGTGAGAACCCCTCCCTCCGGCAGTCTGGCCGGACCATTTTCGGTCCGGTCCGGTCAGCCCGGCCCGGGTCTCACCGCCCGGGTCAGACCCTCTCCTTGCTCCGTTCGGCGGAGGGGGTGCGGGGCGCAGGCATCCTGCGCCAGTTGGGGAAGGCCCAGAACGTGAAGTCCGGTGCCTTGACCGGCTCCTCCGGAGTTTCCGCAGGGGCTTCCGTTTCGGCTTCAGGCCGGCGCTTGGTTTCTTTCCTGGCGCCCCACCCGAAGTCCTTGTTCGATGCGTAGCACATCACAGACCTCCTCATGGTGACTGCCCTTTAATCGTCCTCCTGATTGGCGGGGGAGTCGATATGCCAACGCAGTCCAGGGGCAACGAATGCACCAGAGGCCTCCGCTGCGGCAGGAGTAATGTCCGCGATTGTCAGGCGCCGTCAACCACGTCCTGTGCCTCCTGCGGGCGGTGGAACTCGCAGGGCCCCTGATGCCGGAGGGGGAGGAGGCAGGTCCGTCCCGTGGGCAGGTGGACCAGCGCGCACCGGCCGGTCATCGCCAGGTCTTCCCTGACGTTCGAGTTGCTCATGTCTGGACGTCCGTCGTCTGCCGTCATGGTGGCTTCGGTGCCTGGGGCAGGGTGTTCAACGTTCATGGTGGGGCAACTCCTCATCGGGCGGAGGGCGAATGGAGGGTGCTGAAAGGTGCTCCTTCAAGTGTGCGCCGCCAGGGTTACCAGCGGATTAAGCCGGTGTTAGGAGCAGGTCAACATCTGCCCTCCGGCGAAGCTTCCCGAAGTTTCCCTAGTAGCCCAGCTGGTGGGCCACCTGCAGGAGGAGGGCTTCGGAGCCCATGGGGCCAACAAGTTGGATTCCCATGGGAAGTCCACTGCCGGCGCTACCCCCGGTCCAGTGCACGGGAACGGTGATGGCCGGCAGGCCGCACACATTCACCATGGAGGACCACGGGGCGTATTCGCACTGCTTCCGGTAGTCGCCGTCGGCGTCCCCGGGCCACTGCGCCGACGGCCAGCGCTCCCCGCCATGCGCCGTGCCGGTGAACCATCCCACCGGCCGCGGCGTCTGCGCCAGGGCCGGCATCAGCATCAGGTCCCACTGCCCGTACTGCGCCACCGTGTCATGCTGGAACTGCCTCAGGAATGCCAGTGCCTCCGCGAGCTTGGCGGGGCTGCGCTGCTGTGCCCGACGGCGGAAGGTCCGCGTCAAGGGGGCCAGCAGAGCTTCACGCGTCGGACTGATCCTGGCTGCGCCCACCCCGGCGGTCCAAGCCGTCGTGAAGGCATCCGGGTAACGGTTGTCGTAGCGGATGGATGCATCACCCAGGCTGTGGCCGGCGTGTTCCAGGAGGGCCTCACCGGCACGGAGCGCGTCCAGGGCGTCCTGTTCGGGCGTGAAGGGAAACGTGCCGGACCACGGGCTGTCCAGGGTGACGCCGATCCGCAGCCGCGGCGGCTCCTCTTGTTGCACTGCCCGGAGGTAGTGGTTTCCCGGGACCATGACGTCCATCATCAGCGCCGCGTCCTCCGTGCTGTGGGCAAGGGGACCGGGCACCACCAGCCGCGCGGGATCGCCGGCACTTTCCCCGGCTGCCACCAGCCCCCGGCCCGGCTTCAGGCCCACCAGGCCGCATGCTGCCGCCGGGATGCGGACTGACCCGCCGCCGTCGGTCCCCGGAGCGAAAGGCAGCAGCCCCGCTGCCACGGCCGCTGCACTGCCGCCGGACGAACCTCCCGAACTCCTGCTGGGTGCATGGGGATTGCGCGACGGCGGTGCGATGCGGTTTTCGCTGTAGGCCGTCAGTCCGAATTCAGGTACCTGTGTCTTGCCCAGCGAAACCACGCCGGCGTCCTTGAAGAGGGACACCAGCGGAGCGTCGGCGGGGGCGGGTTTGTGGTCAAGGGCGGCACTGCCGTGCGTGGTCACCACCCCGGCCACGTCCGTCAGGTCCTTGAAGGCAAGGGGCATGCCGTGCAGCACAGGCAGGTCATCGGCGTCGGCGCGGGCATGCAGGGCATCGGCCGCCTTGGCCTGATCCATGGCCTGTTCCGCGGTCACGGTGATGAAGGCGCCGAGAAGGGCGTTCCGCTGGCCGGTCCGGGCCAGGAAATGGGCGGCGGCCTCCGCGGCGGACACTGCTCCACTCCGCAGGAGGTCCCGCAGGGCCAGTGCCGAAAGCTCATGGAGTTCAGTCACGGAACCGGGACTCCGTTTGCGCACCGGCAGGCCGTTCCGTGCGGGCGGCCGGAGCCGGGGGTGCGGGGAGGGCGGCGGGCTGTTGGGACATGAAAACCTCCTTGGGCTTCACCAGCCTAACCCGGGGCTTTTTGCATACCTGTTCACGGTGGAAGGGGGCGGAAGAGCTAGGCTTAAACCTGACTCTGATCCGCCAAGACAGGACTCCGATGAGTGACTTCGATACCGTCCCCGTGCATGACATTCCCGCTGGCGCGGTGATCCTGGACGTCCGGGAGGACTACGAATGGGTCGCCGGCCACGCTGACGGCGCACTCCACATCCCCATGGACCAGATCCCGGCCCGGCTGGGTGAGCTCGATCCGGACGAGGACCTCTATGTCATCTGCCGTACGGGCGGCCGCTCCTTCCGCGTTGCCCAATGGCTCACGGGGCAGGGATATTCCGCCATCAACGTCTCGGGCGGGATGGACCAGTGGCTGGAGGCCGGCAAACCTTTGGTTTCGGACAACGGACTCAAGCCGTTGGTGCTTTAGTGGCCGGTACTTCCCGCACCTACACGTTCCTGGGTCCGGAAGGCACCTTCACCGAGGCTGCCCTCCTCCAGGTACCCGATGCCCTTGAGGCGGTGAGGATCCCGGCGTCGAACGTCAACTCCGCCCTTGGGAAGGTTCGTGAAGGTGCGGCCGACGCCGCCATGGTCCCCATCGAGAACTCCGTGGAGGGCGGTGTCACGGCCACGCTGGACGCCATCGCCACCGGCCAGGAACTGCGGATCATCCGCGAGGTCCTGATTCCCATCAGCTTTGTCCTGGTAACCCGTCCCGGGGCTCGGTTGGAAGATGTCCGGCGCGTTTCCACGCACGGCCACGCCTGGGCCCAGTGCAGGCTGTGGATGGACAAGAACATACCCGATGCGGAATACGTTCCCGGTTCCTCAACCGCCGCCGCGGCCGTGGGGTTGCTGGCGGCCGACTGCCACTACGACGCGGCCATCTGCGCGCCGCTGGTGGCCAGCGAACATGCTGGACTGTCCGTGCTGGCGGAGGATATCGGTGACAACCCGGGTGCGGTCACCCGCTTCATCCTGGTGAGCCTGCCAGGGGCCCTGCCGGCGCGGACCGGTGCGGACAAAACCACGGTGGTGGTGCCGCTTCCGGAGGACCGTCCCGGAGCCCTGATGGAGATCCTGGACCAGTTCGCCAGCCGCGGCGTCAACCTCAGCCGGATCGAGTCCCGGCCCACGGGACAGTACCTGGGACACTATTTCTTCAGCATTGATGCCGACGGCCACGCAGGCGAGGCGAGGGTAGCCGAGGCGCTGGCGGGGCTGCACCGTATCAGCCCGGGGACGCGTTTCCTTGGCTCGTACGCCCGGGCAGACAAGCAGCAGACGCCGGTCCCGGCCTATGTCTCCGACGCGGCGTTCTCTGCGGCCCAATCATGGGTTGAATCCATACTCGATGCAGAATCCGTCGCAGGTGAAACCGGTTCCGCAGCTTCGCCCAGAGCGTAGGCAAATGGCTTGGGAACTACTTCCGCGGGCTGCGGACAATGCGTATGCTTGCTTGATCCACACGGGGTATGGCCCCTGACGAAGGGAGAGGGTCATGACCAGCAGCACTGAGAACGACGGCCAGGGGATGATCGTCAACCCCAAGCCGACCGCTGACAACCAGGACTGGGACGGGGATGACGCTGACCGCGCCGACCGCCTGCGCTTCGAGGAAGAGCAGGCCATGATCCGCGAGCAGTCTGAAGCCCACGCTGCCGCCAAGGCGGCCGCCGATGCAAAGAAGCAGGCCAGCGCCTGAGCCGCGCAGCACTCTTGCTTTTGTCACGTAACAGCGCTGTCAGCGCTCTTTTGTCAACGCACCTTTGCTAACGCACCGCCGTGGCACTGCTGCCATGGACGTCCCGCTTGACTCGGACCAGGAGTGACCGCGGCAGAACCTGGACGGTGAGCTGCGTGGCTTCACCCGAGGTGTCGCCGTCGAGCTGTGTGGGCATGGGTTCGGGGCACTTGATCACCACCCTGCCTGACCGGTAAACGGTCATGATGGGCAGCTTGCCGCTGTGCTTGAACATGATTTTCACGTACATCAGCAGCCACCCCAGCGCGCTGCGGGGGCTCATCACCACAACGTCGAGCATGCCGTCGTCGATCATGGCCTGCGGGATCAGGTCGATGCCGCCGGGGACAAGGCCGCAATTGGCGAAAAGCACACTGCGGATATTCCTTACCTGCTCCGGGTTTCCGTCCAGCGCAATGGAAACCTTCTTTCGCCGGCCCGGCAGGTGGCGTACGCCCGCCTCCGTGTACGCGAGCCAGCCCACCGCCTTCTTCAACCCGTCATTGGTGTCGGCCAGGACCTCGGCATCCATGCCTATCCCGGCGATCACCAGGAAGATGTGCTCGGAGTAGTGGCCGGTCCGGGAGTTCTCGATGGCCATCCGTGCGGTGTCGATGTAGCGCTGGCGGCCGAAGAGTGCTGTCTGGACGTTGCCGTGAAGGTCGTTCACATCCAGGTCCACGTTCCGCGCCAGCAGGTTGCCGGTACCCAGTGGAATCAAACCCATGGCAATGTCCGTGTGCGCCAGGGCCTCGGCCACCACCCGGACGGTACCGTCGCCGCCGCCCGCAAGGACGACGTCCGGCTTGCCGGCCAGGACGGCCTGCATCTGGGAAAAGCCGGGGTCCTCCGCCGTCGTCTCGAAGAAGACAGGCTCCTCCCACCCGGCTGCCAGGCAGGCGCGCTGGATGATTTCCCTCGCTTCCCCGGCCCGCGCCTTGATTGGATTCAGGACCACGGCCACCCGCTGCTGCGCCAGCCCGGAGTCGTAAACTTCCCCCGCCACGGTGCTGCGCATATGCAGTGCTTTGAGGCGGCGCACCCCCCACCAGCTGGACGTGGCGAAGGCAAGCGCCACCGCAATCAGCAGGTAGAGAATCCAGTCGCTCATGGTGCTTCAACAGTAGCCGTGCGGGCGGCGCGTGGGGGCACGCACCCTGCCGCCCGCCGTCGTGCGCGGTATTGGATACCCTTGTGTGGTGATCGACGTAAAAGACCTCAGCGAAAACCCGGAGAAATACCGTGCCAGCCAGCGTGCCCGTGGCGCGGACGAATCAGTGGTGGACGCGATCATCTCCGCGGATTCCGCCCGCCGCGCTGCCCTGATCCGCTTTGAAAACCTCCGCGCCGAGCAGAACGTGTTCGGCAAGAAGGTGGCGCAGGCCAAGGGTGAAGAGAAGCAGGCGTTGCTGGCAGAGGTCAAGGAGCTCGCCAACTCGGTTAAGGCTGCGTCTGCCGAGGCCGATGCCGCGCAGACCAAGCAGGAAGAACTCCTGCGCACCATCCCCAACCTTATTGAGGACGGCGTGCCCGAGGGCGGCGAGGACGACTACGTGGTGGTCAAGACCGTCGGCACCCCCCGCGAATTCCCCGACTTCGAGCCGCGCGACCACTTGGAGATCGGCGAGCTGATCGGCGCCATAGATATGGAACGCGGTGCCAAGGTCTCTGGTGCCCGGTTCTACTTCCTGCGCGGTGTGGGTGCCCGGCTGGAGATGGCCCTGCTGCAGATGGCCATGGACCAGGCCATCGAGGCAGGGTTCGTCCCGATGATCACCCCCACGCTGGTGCGTCCCGAGACCATGCAGGGGACCGGCTTCGATGTGAAGCACGACGCCGAGATCTACCGACTCGCCGAAGACGACCTGTACCTGGTGGGCACCTCCGAGGTTGCCCTGGCCGGGTACCACGCAGACGAGATCCTGGACTTCTCCAAGGGCCCCATCCGTTACGCCGGCCAGAGCTCCTGCTACCGCCGCGAGGCCGGCTCGCACGGCAAGGACACCCGAGGCATTATCCGCGTCCACCAGTTCAACAAGGTGGAGATGTTCATCTACACCACTGTTGAAGAGGCCGCCGCCGAGCACCAGCGCCTCCTGGCGTGGGAAGAGGAAATGCTGGCCAAGTGCGAACTGCCGTACCGCGTGATCGACACCGCTGCCGGTGACCTCGGCACCTCCGCCGCACGCAAGTACGACTGCGAAGCCTGGGTTCCCACGCAGGGCGCCTACCGCGAGCTGACCTCCACCTCCAACTGCACCACCTTCCAGGCGCGCCGCCTGAATATCCGTGAGCGC
Protein-coding regions in this window:
- a CDS encoding amidase, which gives rise to MTELHELSALALRDLLRSGAVSAAEAAAHFLARTGQRNALLGAFITVTAEQAMDQAKAADALHARADADDLPVLHGMPLAFKDLTDVAGVVTTHGSAALDHKPAPADAPLVSLFKDAGVVSLGKTQVPEFGLTAYSENRIAPPSRNPHAPSRSSGGSSGGSAAAVAAGLLPFAPGTDGGGSVRIPAAACGLVGLKPGRGLVAAGESAGDPARLVVPGPLAHSTEDAALMMDVMVPGNHYLRAVQQEEPPRLRIGVTLDSPWSGTFPFTPEQDALDALRAGEALLEHAGHSLGDASIRYDNRYPDAFTTAWTAGVGAARISPTREALLAPLTRTFRRRAQQRSPAKLAEALAFLRQFQHDTVAQYGQWDLMLMPALAQTPRPVGWFTGTAHGGERWPSAQWPGDADGDYRKQCEYAPWSSMVNVCGLPAITVPVHWTGGSAGSGLPMGIQLVGPMGSEALLLQVAHQLGY
- a CDS encoding rhodanese-like domain-containing protein yields the protein MSDFDTVPVHDIPAGAVILDVREDYEWVAGHADGALHIPMDQIPARLGELDPDEDLYVICRTGGRSFRVAQWLTGQGYSAINVSGGMDQWLEAGKPLVSDNGLKPLVL
- the pheA gene encoding prephenate dehydratase, whose product is MAGTSRTYTFLGPEGTFTEAALLQVPDALEAVRIPASNVNSALGKVREGAADAAMVPIENSVEGGVTATLDAIATGQELRIIREVLIPISFVLVTRPGARLEDVRRVSTHGHAWAQCRLWMDKNIPDAEYVPGSSTAAAAVGLLAADCHYDAAICAPLVASEHAGLSVLAEDIGDNPGAVTRFILVSLPGALPARTGADKTTVVVPLPEDRPGALMEILDQFASRGVNLSRIESRPTGQYLGHYFFSIDADGHAGEARVAEALAGLHRISPGTRFLGSYARADKQQTPVPAYVSDAAFSAAQSWVESILDAESVAGETGSAASPRA
- a CDS encoding diacylglycerol kinase family protein gives rise to the protein MSDWILYLLIAVALAFATSSWWGVRRLKALHMRSTVAGEVYDSGLAQQRVAVVLNPIKARAGEAREIIQRACLAAGWEEPVFFETTAEDPGFSQMQAVLAGKPDVVLAGGGDGTVRVVAEALAHTDIAMGLIPLGTGNLLARNVDLDVNDLHGNVQTALFGRQRYIDTARMAIENSRTGHYSEHIFLVIAGIGMDAEVLADTNDGLKKAVGWLAYTEAGVRHLPGRRKKVSIALDGNPEQVRNIRSVLFANCGLVPGGIDLIPQAMIDDGMLDVVVMSPRSALGWLLMYVKIMFKHSGKLPIMTVYRSGRVVIKCPEPMPTQLDGDTSGEATQLTVQVLPRSLLVRVKRDVHGSSATAVR
- the serS gene encoding serine--tRNA ligase, translated to MIDVKDLSENPEKYRASQRARGADESVVDAIISADSARRAALIRFENLRAEQNVFGKKVAQAKGEEKQALLAEVKELANSVKAASAEADAAQTKQEELLRTIPNLIEDGVPEGGEDDYVVVKTVGTPREFPDFEPRDHLEIGELIGAIDMERGAKVSGARFYFLRGVGARLEMALLQMAMDQAIEAGFVPMITPTLVRPETMQGTGFDVKHDAEIYRLAEDDLYLVGTSEVALAGYHADEILDFSKGPIRYAGQSSCYRREAGSHGKDTRGIIRVHQFNKVEMFIYTTVEEAAAEHQRLLAWEEEMLAKCELPYRVIDTAAGDLGTSAARKYDCEAWVPTQGAYRELTSTSNCTTFQARRLNIRERVVNSEGVAKGTRAVATLNGTLATTRWIVALLEHHQNPDGSVNVPKALQKYLGGLEVLPVL